GAATGACCTGGGTAACAGGAACGAAGATGAGGTGGAGAGGCCCGAGGTGTCCGGCACCGAGAATGGAATGGACGAGTAGGAGCCTGGAACCGAgggtgggcggggtggggagtGTCAGAATCCCTGGGTCTAGTTATGTGTGGTCAAGTGCCCACCGTGCCAATGCAGTCAGTCAGGCTGGGCGGCGGAGCCTTGGGTTTCGCTTTCCCGAAGAATCGGTTCATCTTGGGCGGCCACGAAGAAAACCTAAACACTGGAGCAAAACTAGAAACGGAAGCAGAGTCACCTCCGCCTCCTCCTTGACTTCCGGGCCCCCCCTGCGCAAGCGCAATGTGCTTATTGGCGTTTCCCGACTCTTTTTCCGGGTTTTCAGGGCGGCCTTCCGGGGAAGGAGAGCTCGGGGACGTTGGAGCCGGCTGACAGTGAACAGGGGCGTGGCCTCGGTGAAGGGCGTGGGGCGGGGTTCCAGATGAGTGGGGCGGGGCCTCGGTTGAGTGGGTGGGGCCGGGGAGGCTTTGGCGGAATACAGCTGGGTGAGAGCCTGGCCTGCTCTGAGGGGCGGGGCCGATAggccgggcgggccggggcgggccGGGAGCCAGGCGGAGTTGCAACATCCCGAACTCAGCGCCCTCCGCTGGGTGGTCAACAAGCGCGGGTCTGGCGGAGCGCGGTGGTGCTGGGAGACCGCGAGGCGACCGGGGGCGGCTGGgcccccgggggcgcggccctcgGCCGGGCCGGGAGCCACGCCAGTCGGTGCCCCCGGCGGAGCGCGGTCCGCCTCGCTCTCAGCGAACATCCATCCGAAGTGCGGCCGGCGGACATGCCAGATCCACCAGGGGCGCCGCCGCCGGCGCTCGAAAGCCGCGGATGAAGAAAGTGCGGCCTCGCTCGGCCCGGAGCGAAGAGGTGGCCCGGAACGAAGAGGTGGCCCGAAGTGAAGAGGTGGCCCAGAGCGAAGAAAAGGCCGGGAGCGAAGAGGTGGCCCGGACCGAAGAGGTGGCCCGAAGTGAAGAGGTGACCCGGACCGAAGAGGTGACCCAGAGCGAGGAAATGGCGGCAGCCGGGCTCAGCGTGACCGTCACCCACAGTGAGCTCGGACGACCGGGTGGGCTCCGTGTCGGGTGGGCGCGATGCGAGTCTACCAAAGCCCGACGGGGGTCTGTGGGTTTGGCCACGTGTCCTCCAAAAGGATGTGTTCTTGTATTGGTCCTGGTGTTCGGAAGTGTGGGGTCTTGTATCAGCACACCTGTCCAGTGGCCACTGTATTCTGACTCAGGCCATTTGTTTTATCCTCTATGTCCGTGCTTCATGTCGTCGTCCTGGTTGTATGCGTTAGTGTGTGCCTGAGCAGTTATTGTGGGTCTTTGTATCAGGATTGTATTTGTTCGTGTCATATATGACTGCTCTGTGTCTGGACACTTATGTGTGTGTGGAGCCTAAACTCACCTCCGTTGTTTGAGTGGGCTGTGGATCCAAGCATACGCTCTGGGCACCCTCTGGGTCTGTCTAATGTTGGACTTGACATCGATCTAAACAAAGTTCTCTCAAGAGCTCTTCAGGACTAGCGGAGACCCGGGGGCCTCAGAATCTGAAGGCCAGCATTCTAGATCCTTCAGTTTTGAGTAACCTTGGGATGTCTCCTTTAGAGGCTTCTGGTTTCTTCCCTGTGAAGTAGAGTTGGTAGCACCTGTCCGACTAACTGCATGTGACTCTTGTGCAGGCTCAAGGCTTGGCATAAGCTCTGGCATGGGCTATCTCCTCACTGTCCACATACCTGGAAAAGAATTGACACTTCTGGTCCAAAAAAGTTTTTTGCTGTTTGAGTTTACGTACTTGTTGtctatttactgagcaccaacCATGTATGTGCCCAGGTGTGCCCAGTGGGAGAGACTTGGTTGGAGGAATCCTTTACTCATGACAGTAAAGGAGACAAGAACATTACAGAGTACAGGGCAGTTAGGCCACAGGAAGCAGATGGCTTCTGATGAAAAACATGGCCTTAGGAATCTGATCTGAAGTCAGGTTTTTACTCAGTTGAGTCTCCAGGGGCAGGTCTTAACTGAACGGAACTTAGTTTGCTTATCTGTATATGGGGTTgttctgagaattaaattagaTCATGTTTGAAATGAGCCTCGTCAGTCCTTTATGCATGTCAAGTGCTTAAAATGCTAGCTGATATCACTAAATTGTTAGTTATTATTATAGAGGAAACAAAAATTCTTGGACAGGTCACCAGACAAAGCTGGgaagattgggggtggggggtgggtcaGGCTGTTTGGAGTAGGTGGCAAATGAACTGGGCCTTGAAGGCTGGGTAAGTAAATATAATAGTGTCAGCCTGTAATGGTTTTTGTGAAAGAATTTTCTTCATTgaacactcttctctctctccaggcAATGAGAAGCACGATCTTCATGTTACCCCGCAACAGGGCTGTAGTGAGCCAGTTGTCCAAGACCTGGCCCAGGTTGTTGAAGAGGCCACAGGAGTCCCACTGCCTTTTCAGAAACTTATATTTAAGGGTAGGCATTTCTCTTTCAGCTTTGAGTCCTTATGGCTAAAGGACCTGTTTAAAACTACTTAACCTTATGTAATGATAATTCTTAGTTTTTAAACtgggataattcttttttttttttttttaagatttttttaagatcccaggaccctgagatcatgacagagatcacaagtaggcagagaggcaggagaaaagaagggggaagcaggctccctgctgagcagagagcctgatgtggggctcgatcccaggaccctgggatcacgacctgagctgaaggcagaggctttaacccactgagccacccaggcgccccctaaactGGGATAATTCTTACTTGCTTGTTTATTCATGCATTTCTTCAACACATTTTATTGAGGACCTACTGTGTACAGGACACTTTCAAACACTTGAACCGGTGTTAGAATTGAAGTCCCGTGAGGATGGCAGAAATCTTACCATTCTGGATAAAAGCACATGGGTAGTCTTCCCTGGCTAAGTTAGATCCTCTTCCCATCATATGTGCCTATGGCATTTCCTATCACTTCTGCATAATTTGTATTGAAATTACTGTTAAATAATtgtttccaggggcgcctgggttggctcagtgggttaaagcctctgcctttggctcaggtcatgatcccagggtcctgggattgagccccgcatcgggctctctgctcagcagggagcctgcttcccttcctctttctctgcctgcctctctgcctacttgggatctctgtcaaataaataaaatcttaaaaaaaaataatagttgtttTCATAGTTGCTGAACATCTTATTTCTCTGTTAGAATAACTAACTCTTTGAGGGAAGATACTCCTGTGTCCAATGCTCAGCATAGTGCTGACACAGAGAAGATGTTGAACAAACTTACCAGGGGTGGATGTGGCAAGCCCAGTGGATGATGCTGATTTCTACGAGGACCCCACTCCCTTTTTATCCCTAGTCTTTCTTCCCATTCCCATGGGAACTCATTATGGTACCTGATGGGGCCAAATTTATGCTATTTGGTGCCAGTTATAATGGTGCCAGTTATAAAGGATTTAGTGAAGGGGGTGgagtggcttaatcagttaagcatctgccttccacttatatcatggtcccagggtcctgggatcgagcgcagcatctgggctccctgctcagagggagcctgcttcttctccctctccctctgcccctctctctgcttatgctctttctctctctcaaataaataatatcttaaaaaaaaagaatttagggcgcctgggtggctcagtgggttaagccactgccttcggctcgggtcatgatctcagggtcctgggattgagtcccgcattgggctctctgctcagcagggagcctgcttccctctctctctctgcctgcctctctatctacttgtgatctctctctgtcaaataaataaataaaatcttttaaaaaaaaaatttagtgatgggaagcatttttatttatacatcatAGTGCAactccctgtgttttctttttttattttaaagactttatttatttatttgagagacagaagtcacaagtaggcagagaggcagggggagaaaacaggttccctgctgagcagagagtctgatgtggggcctgagccaaagacagaggctttaacccactgagccacccaggcaccccttgtgttttctttttaaaactctttattATGCAATTATAAAAGGCAGTAGAAACCATGTTTCAAAATAGAGgaaagcacaaagaagaaaatgttctccTGGATAAAACCCCTCATCATATTTCAGGATATTTCTGTTCATTTGTACAGGCATCCTGAAgtgtgggtttgtgtgtgtgtgtatagttgaTAAACTGAGATTATATTGACTATacaatttttaattactttttttttttaaagattttatttatttatttgacagagagagagatcacaagtaggcagagaggcaggcagagagagaggaggaagcaggctccctgcagagcagagagcccgatgcggggctcgatcccaggaccctgagatcatgacctgagctgaaggcagcggctcaatccactgagccacccaggcgctcctaattacatttttctaataaaactgagccatcaggggcgcctgggtggcccagtgggttaaagcctctgccttcagctcaggtcatgatctcagggtcctggaatcgagccccgcatcgggctctctgctcagcgaggagcctgcttccccttctctctctctgcctgcctctctgcctacttgtgatctctctctgtcaaaataagtaaataaaattaaaaaaaaaaccaaaaaacaaaaaactgagccATCAACATTTATTATGGCATTGaagtttcctgaaaaaattaGCTTTAATGCCTACAAAGTCTTCTGTTGTACTGATGTATAGTTAATTAGCTCCCATTCCTAAATGTTTGTCTCTTTCTAGTTTCTCACTATTATGATTAAGCTtgcattgaaaattattttataacacTTACTGTGCAGGCATATGTCCACTTATTTGTTCAGGAGAAAATCtgaagtgaaattactggatcaagACACCTGTGGAAAAGGTTATACCAATTTATCCTCTTCTCATCATTAGTGAACACACTTGTCTATTTCCTGTAACCTTGGTGAAATCTATTTTCAGTGTTGTATAGTTGTTACCACTTGGCATATCTTCTCTTTTCAGGAAAATCTCTGAAGGAAATGGAGAAGCCACTGTCAGCACTCGGAATACAAAATGGTTGCCGAGTCATGTTAATTGGGAAGAAGGTAAATTGCTTTTTCTACCAGAATACCCCAGAATCAAATGACTAAGGTCTTCTATACATATTTAGAAGGCCTAATTGGGGACCCACATTCTACATTAGTGAAATGATTCTCTCTAAACAGATGTAGTTCCATTTATTTGATATGGCCAGGTTTGTTATTCTCATGCCCTCTGGCTCCTATTGGTTATGGCTTTTGCTCTGGGAATCATGAACAATTATGCCATGTCAGTAACATAGCTCTTATGGTGATGGATCTCAATCTGGTTAAAATGATGCCTGAGTCAGGTCTTACTCACATGGAGGGGATTTATAAGAGAAACTTCTATTAAAATAACTCCTCTGCAAATTTCATGAATCTCTCCCTTTAAACACCCTTTCCACTAAAATCTTCCACAAGGGAAAGCCCTCTTTGGCTAGAAAGAAAGGTTCAGACTAAAGAACCAAgggaggaaggggtgcctgggtggctgggtgcctgggtgccatTAGCtcgtcatgatccagagtcctgggattgagccctacattggactccctgttctgcagggagcttgcttctcccactccctctgcctgctgctcctcctgtctGTGTTcgctccctctgtcaaataaacaaaacctttaaggaaaaaaaaaagagccaaggGAGGAAAAGAGCCAGTTGGTGAGGACAGTAGCCCCTGGGGTGATGAGAGAGGGTTATGGCCAGCCCTGCATTGTGACACAGTAAAACTGCTGGTCATAGGAAGTTTCCTTACTTTTCAGCATGGAGAGGGGACAGAGATTAGCAATGTGGAGGCAAAGAAGATCTAGTCTAGCCGCAGAACAGCCAGGAGTCTGGCACTCAGGATTTGGCCACAAAGAAGAATGTGAACAGTTTGGGGTAGTGTAAAAGCAGGAAGCTGCTGGCCCTGACTACCATTTGTTTAGATGAGAGAAGGGGAAGTGTTCTAGATTTCTTGCTCAAGGGTCAGGGAGAATAGTTCTGGGTGATGGGCAGAAACTAAGGGTTGAGTCTGGAGAAATTATAGAACCCCTAATTGGAGTTGCCCTGGGGTGTGTGAAGCCAAGTCTGCTTCAGGTGTCAGTTCTACCTCGTTTGGATGTGTGATCTTACGTTACTTTATATTAAagctcagtttcatcatctaaAGCACTACCTTCCTCACTGGCTTGTAATAAGGCTTAAAACAATAGTACAGAAAAAGTGTTTAGTATAGTGGAGGGAATGCCCAACGAAGGTATTCATCATTATCATCGTCTTAGTAAATGGGAGAGCTCAGCTGGTGGGTGACACTAAGGAATTCATTTAAAGGAATGGTGGGATTCTTACCTCACAGTTCCTAGTCTCACCGTTCTGGACTCCTCACAGGTGTTCACTTTCATCTGTTCCCCCAGAGGCTTCAGTCTGGAGTCAGCTGCCCCAGCCTCATGTTGACTCTGGCACTTGGTTTGGCTCCTTTCTCTCAATCCAAGCTGTCTGGGTCCTTGCAGAATGTTTACCTAGTGTCTTCTTTCTAGTCTAGAGTGTTTGTAGGTAGGAAACCTCCATGTGTAAACCCTCCAGCTTGCTTTCCAGGGAGCAGCAGAGTTAAGGCTATTTTTTATAGGTGAGTGGTTTAACCCAGTTGtggtcagatttatttttttctttccagtcagAAGCCACTATTCTTGGTAATTACTgacttcattttattctttaacaTTGTAGAACAGTCCAGAGGAAGAGGCTGAACTAAAGAAGTTGAAAGGTTTGGAGAAGTCTGTGGAGAAGATAGCTGACCAACTGCAAGAGTTGAACAAAGAGCTTACTGGAATCCAACAGGTCACTGTCTCTGGGGAGATACAAATGTGTGGTTGTGAGGCCAGGCTTTCTAGTCTccctgggttcagatcctggctTTACCCTTTCTGCTACTGTGGGCAAATTTGccgggtctcagtttccttaaaagggaaaaatgatgGTACCTCTTCTCAGGGttggtgtgaggattaaatgatgcagtttgaggggcacctggctggctcagttggtagaacatgtgactcttgattttagggtCGTGAGttaagccccactttgggcatagtgcttatttaaaaaaaaaacaacaacaaactgtaGTTTGAGTCTGATGCATACTAAGTGCTTTAGAAGTGTTCTTGTCATTGCTGTTTCCAAACCCCAGCCAGCATTCATTTGTGCTCCTAGGAGAGCACCTGCCATTCCAGGGTCACATATTGTCTGAAACAGAACAGGTAGCTTCTCTCAGGCCCAGCTGTGAGAATGTGTTTAGCAagacaaagaacatttttttttttttttaaagattttatttatgtatttgacagacagagatcacaagtaggcagagaggcaggcagagagagaggggaaagcaggctccccgccgagcagagagcccgatgcgggactcgatcccaggaccctgagatcatgacctgagccgtaggcagcggcttaacccactgagccacccaggcgccccgacaaagAACATTTTGTTGATGCATATAAGGTCCAAGTTGAGCTTGATCTTAGCAGgtaaggtggggggtgggggggtggtcgTCATCCTGTTCAATTCCTTGTATTAGAGAAGGGATACTAAAACTAagtaagggggtgcctgggtggctcagtcagttgagtgactgccttctgctcaggtcatgatcccggggtcctgggatcgagccccacattgggctccttgctcgtgggaaaagcctgcttctccctctccctgcctgctgttcctcctgcttgtgctctctgtcaaataggtagatgaaatctttttttttcttttaaggatcttatttatttatttgacagagacacagcgagagaaggaacacaagcagagggagtgggagagggagaagcaggcttcccgccaagcagagagcccgatgtggggcttgatcccagcaccctgggatcatgacctgggtcgaaggcagacgcttaacaactgagccacccaggcagccccctcGCCCTTGTttttaaggtccatccatgttgttttgTATACATCAGGTGTCCATGGTGTTCATCCAAATTGTTAGCACATGTCTGTGTCAGGAATTATATTAAGAGTCTGCTTATGTTTGTCTTTATCCTAATAGTAACCCTCTGGGGTGTGTGTATcataatcttcattttaaaaatgaggacattAAGGCTCAGATGGGTTAAGCAACTTGTTCACGATCACAAGCCAGTAAATGGCAGTTAGAATTCAACACTGGGCCTGTCGGACTCTACACCCTGCATTCTTAATGTCTGCCTCTTAGGTGTGGGTATACGTTGGTGACTGGAGCTTCACCAGAGCCAGGCCCCAGGAAGCATTAGCAGCCCCAGTGGGCCATGAGAGCTAGAGTGGCCTGTAACCTATTGTGGTGCAAGGGATGGCTCTGTTTTCTCCAAGAGATGAAGTTGTGGGCCTGAGGTCTGGCCCAAACTATTGGGGGAATGTGGGCTCAGGGTGTGGCTGCTTCATCAGTGCCTTGGCCTGGAGTTTTCTGTCAGCCTCAATGAACCCTTGCAATAATGCATTATTCCTGCACAGGGTTTCCTGGCCAAGGATTTGCAAGCTGAAGCCCTCTGCAAACTTGATAGGAGAGTAAAAGCCACTATCGAGCAATTTATGAAAATCTTGGAAGAGATTGACACACTGGTAAGTACATATTCAGCCGAGAACTAGTTTGCTTTGACTGTGTTTCAGTCAGTTTCACTCTTTCATTAATGCACTCTTATTTTCTGAGCGTACTGGGCGCCTGCCGTGTGACAGACACTGGCCAGCCCTTGCTGGGTACACAGAAAGACAGGATCGTTCCTGATTTTTATGCACTCGCATCCCACCAACATAGggcttttgtcatttttatttatatatgctaAAAGCATCTAATCCTCACAAAGTTGGGACCCAAATGGACTGTGATTTTATAGGGCTTCATGCTACTCATGTGACCGGTACCCCACTGGGCTCATTACCTGAACAGAATTCAGTCAGACCCGCTCTTGTGAGACTGTTGAGAGTCATCGACTCTCATGTTCCCTGTTATAGAATAATATGATATTTCTAGCCTGctgcctcattttttaaaagattttatttatttatttatttttgagagagagggagcacaaatgggagtgggtggcagagggagaagcagactccccactgaatagggagccctatgtgggactcaatcccgggacactgggatcatgacctgagccgaaagcaactgagctacccaagtgccctgaTGCCTCATTTTTGAGGGTGAATTACTCTGCCTGGGATTCTGAGGGAGTGTGGGCGGTTAGAAAGAAGCACAGGGAGCTCATGATGTGGCCAGGACACAGTACCTGTACATAGGGAAAGGACAAAGTCCATGTTATACATCAGTTTCCATGGCCCAGACCCTGAGAACAAAGGATAGGGGTAAGAGCCATGGTAAGGGCCACATAGGATACAGATCAAGGAAAATCATTCCTGAACACGCACGTCTCATTCATGTTGGTGGACTGTGGGTATTCTGTCATGTTATGTCACTTTTATTGAGATGATTTATGTGTCAACTTATTCTTCCACAGATTCTGCCGGAAAATTTCAAAGACAGTAGACTGAAAAGGAAGGGTTTGGTGAAAAGGGTTCAGGTGAGTTGTGTGGTGAAGCATTACAAAGTTTAATGtcttggtgtgtgtgtttatctgttCAGAGTAGGATACAGAAAAGGTGTGCTGTGTGGTGTGGACTTTCTTTTGATTGTGATTTTGTGAGCCCAGAACATAAGAGAAGAGCTCCTTTCATGTCCCTGTAATTATATTTGGATTTAAACTCACTGGGAAGTAAGATCAGTGGAGAACAGTTATGATGCCACATTACATAATTCCAGGAGGCACTATTCATGTGAACACTGTTCCCTGAAATTGTGTAGTACAGTGGCAAGGCTTCCTGTCCTCACCACCTTTCTGGGGGGTTGTTGTCAGAAATCCTGGTCCTGTGCTgtgctctgcctccctccccttaCCTGGGAGCCCAGGCTAGCTCCATCCCTCCCCGTGGGTTCCCCATAATGGTTGAGCAAAGAACCtcgcacaggcagggagaggttAGCCCCAGGTGGTCCCTCACTGTCCTGCACTCGTGTTTTAGGCATTCCTAGCTGAGTGTGACACGGTGGAACAGAACATCTGCCAGGAGACAGAGCGGCTACAGTCCATGAACTTGGCCCTGGCCGAGTGAGGTGAGGTGGAATGAGGCAGGGCTGCCCGAAGAACAGTGCCACCAGCTCTGCCCTCTCTGGGCCAGAAGTGACCTGATTTCTCCAGGGCTGCTGGGGACAGTTGGCCACTTCACAGTTTTCCTGCATCTACCCTGTTACCGATGAACAAGTATTCTCTACAGTCTGCCtgtcttgttttctcattctgtcTCCATGTGGCTATGCCGTTTGGCAGCCCACCTTGTCTGGGGGATGTTTCCTGCCAATCTTGCCAACTCTTTCAACCTTGGGGTGCTTTCCTTGGGCTGGGGAGACCTCTCCTTTGTGTTGGAGTAATTCCTATAGGCCACCCCTGTCTTCAGATTCATGAGGCCTTTTTGCCCTTATGATTCCGTAGCCTGTCGATGTAACCCAGAATCACCAGGAGGTTACATCTAGGGAGTGGCTCAGAATAGGTATTTGGCTCACAGGGTGGTCCAGGTATCCCTCATTGTAACCAAATTCTAGAACAGGTGGCTGGGTTGTTGGTTCACAGACCTTGACCTCACTTCCCAGTAACCCTGCCCAGCCACAGGCCACGAGACCTCAGACCCATTCCTGGGGTTGGGCTTGTATTGATGTGTGGACTTCCTTGTGCTTAAGTAAATCTTTAGAAGGTTAGAACCTAGTAATGACCAAAGCTCTGCTTGAAACCAGGTCACAAGTACAGAGTGGGGGGACAGAGAAAGGAACCACAGTGAGGCAGGTGGCAAAGGCAACCATAAATTTCTAAGGCGTTCCTCAAAGGCATTTCTGTTCACTGTACCCTTCTGAGGTCAGTGTTTCCTTCAGGGTTGTTCCTGTTTGTTTTGTGGCCCCCTCCACtgttataacattttttaaaagcagtttatGTATCATCAGCAAACAAAAGATGTTTAAACCTTTTTTGATTAAACAGGAGAAGCAAAAGCCTTCTGTGGTTCCAGCTGTAATTTGTGTTGAATAAGTCAAGAGTGCCCCTGTATGCTACAACTCTTAACTGAGTCAGCTGCTGTCACCCCATTTTTTCCACACAGTGCCTGGGAGACAGGCTTCCAATAGGCCACTCTGAGGCCAaccttatttggcagagaggagTCACTGAAGTCCCAGGAATTTAGGCCTGTGTGGGTAGGACCTAGGACAGGGGTGGATAAGTGGATGAGGTTCAGCCTAGCCCAGCCCACTCCCCATTTTAATCAGCAGTTCAGTGTTTATCTGATAGTTTTTATAGGCTAGCTGTGTGGTGCTGGACCAAAGCGTGTAATGAGAGGTCCCTGTGTGCGAGGTACTGTTCTGAGTTCTTCAGGTATATTAGTCATTTAATGCTCATACATTCTAGGAGGCAGACAGATACTGTCCCCATGTTAGaggtgaggaagcagagagctTAGGTAGTTTCTCAAGGTCGTAAGTGGCACAGCCAGGATATAAAGCTGGTAGTTTGACTCTTCACTGTACTTCCTCCCCACAGCATGGGCCTGCTGGctcttatctctctccctctccgtccctCTCCCTTGTTGGTCTCCACTTCCCCTCTGGCCTTCCAAAGAGCAGCTTCCCTACAGAGCAGCCGGAGTGGCCATAAAGTGCCAATCTTAGCATGTCAGGCCCCTGAGGATAAAGGCCATAGTCGTTATCCTATGTGCTCTCCCTTTTATCCCCAGCCACTGGCCTGTTTGCTGTCTGCTGGTAGGCACGCTGGTCTTCCAGATGCTGTGTGCCTTCTCCTGCCTTGGGGTCTCTGCATATGCTGTTCCTCTGTTTGGACAGCTCCTCACCATCTCTCTCCGCCCCCACTTCCCCGACCCTTTTCCTGAGTAACTCCTGTTCATCCATTGAACTTAACTCAAATGTCTCTTCCATGGAGAAGCCTCATCTATTGTCAGGGAACATCTTAAACCCCCAGGTGATATCCTTTCACAATTTGCCGTAACTTCTCTTTATGATAAGTAGCATGATAAACCATGATTTATTTGTGGaattatttgattaatatttACCTCTAACCCTAGACTCTAAGTTTCTTGAGTTAAGGGGCTTCTTTGTCTTGTTAACAGCATATTTCAAGCACATTGTCTATTTAgaataggtgcttaataaatatttggagaatgaatgaatgtcagaTGCACACATCCACAATGATATTTCCACAGCTGCACTCCGTCAGCGCTGGAATTTACTGCATCAACAGCCGTTGTTTGATTAAAGGGTGGAGAAGAGAGGCCCTGCGCCACTGGGGACTGGACACGTGTGCAGGGTGGTGACTGGAGCCTGTGCACAAGCCCCCCCACTCCTCTGCCCCCAGATCTGCACATCCACAGGGTGTCTCTGCCAGTGAACAGGGAAAAAATACTCCTCGACTGCCCACTTTTCCTGGCACATGGTCAGTCCTACTACAAGGGGAACCAATGGGGCTCTGTGATCCCATAAACATCCTCAGCCAAACAGAGCTGGAAGAATTCTCCCACACATAATTTTAGTCAACAATTTCTACTTGCTTTAAGACTCAACattaagtggggtgcctgggtggctcagtgggttaagcctctgcctttggctcaggtcatgatctcagggttctgggatcaagcctcgcatcgggctctctgctcagcagggagcctgcttccccctttctctctctgcctacttgtgatctctctttgtcaaataaataaaatcttaaaaaaaaaaaaagactcagcaTTAAGGTTACCTTCTCTGAGACACCCTTCCTGCTCTGGTATTCAGGATTCTT
Above is a window of Meles meles chromosome 11, mMelMel3.1 paternal haplotype, whole genome shotgun sequence DNA encoding:
- the BAG1 gene encoding BAG family molecular chaperone regulator 1 is translated as MKKVRPRSARSEEVARNEEVARSEEVAQSEEKAGSEEVARTEEVARSEEVTRTEEVTQSEEMAAAGLSVTVTHSNEKHDLHVTPQQGCSEPVVQDLAQVVEEATGVPLPFQKLIFKGKSLKEMEKPLSALGIQNGCRVMLIGKKNSPEEEAELKKLKGLEKSVEKIADQLQELNKELTGIQQGFLAKDLQAEALCKLDRRVKATIEQFMKILEEIDTLILPENFKDSRLKRKGLVKRVQAFLAECDTVEQNICQETERLQSMNLALAE